In Streptomyces chartreusis NRRL 3882, the following are encoded in one genomic region:
- a CDS encoding LLM class F420-dependent oxidoreductase, with product MRLGLALGYWGRGPSPDHVPLAREAERLGYDSVWTAESWGSDAFTPLAWIAAHTSTIKLGTAVAQMAARPPTTTAMQALTLDHLSGGRMMLGLGLSGPQVVEGWYGRPFPSSPLTATREYVDVVRQVLRREAPVELAGRFHAHPYRGPDATGLGKPLKPITHPLRPDLPVLLGAEGPKNVAQTIRIADGWLPLYWSPTRPEVYGPAVRELPEGFLVAPLAQVRVCDDVAEGLLPVKAMLGFYIGGMGHAARNFHADLMARMGYEEEARRIQELFLSGRREEAVRAVPDAFADEISLVGPRERIAERLELWRKGPVTDLLALAPDPHTLRVLAELSSR from the coding sequence GTGCGGCTCGGTCTCGCCCTCGGCTACTGGGGCCGCGGCCCCTCCCCCGACCACGTGCCGCTGGCGCGGGAGGCGGAACGGCTGGGCTACGACTCCGTGTGGACGGCCGAGTCGTGGGGCTCGGACGCGTTCACGCCGCTCGCCTGGATCGCCGCCCACACCTCCACCATCAAGCTGGGCACGGCGGTCGCGCAGATGGCGGCCCGCCCGCCCACCACGACCGCCATGCAGGCGCTCACCCTCGACCACCTCTCCGGCGGGCGCATGATGCTCGGCCTGGGCCTGTCCGGCCCGCAGGTCGTCGAGGGCTGGTACGGCCGCCCGTTCCCCTCCTCGCCGCTCACCGCCACCCGCGAGTACGTCGACGTCGTACGGCAGGTGTTGCGGCGGGAGGCGCCGGTCGAGCTGGCCGGGCGGTTCCACGCCCACCCCTACCGGGGACCGGACGCCACCGGCCTCGGCAAGCCCCTCAAGCCGATCACCCATCCCCTGCGCCCGGACCTGCCGGTCCTGCTCGGCGCGGAGGGGCCGAAGAACGTCGCCCAGACGATCCGCATCGCCGACGGCTGGCTGCCGCTGTACTGGTCACCGACCCGGCCGGAGGTCTACGGCCCGGCCGTGCGCGAACTCCCCGAGGGCTTCCTCGTCGCGCCCCTGGCCCAGGTCCGGGTCTGCGACGACGTCGCCGAGGGCCTGTTGCCCGTCAAGGCCATGCTCGGCTTCTACATCGGCGGCATGGGACACGCGGCCCGCAACTTCCACGCCGACCTCATGGCCCGCATGGGGTACGAGGAGGAGGCCCGCCGCATCCAGGAGTTGTTCCTGTCCGGCCGCCGGGAGGAGGCCGTCCGCGCCGTGCCGGACGCCTTCGCCGACGAGATCTCCCTGGTCGGTCCGCGCGAACGGATCGCCGAGCGGCTGGAGTTGTGGCGCAAGGGCCCGGTGACGGACCTGCTGGCGCTGGCGCCCGACCCGCACACCCTGCGCGTGCTCGCGGAGCTCAGCT